The proteins below are encoded in one region of Scomber japonicus isolate fScoJap1 chromosome 2, fScoJap1.pri, whole genome shotgun sequence:
- the LOC128378811 gene encoding homeobox protein Nkx-2.3-like → MMLPSPLTSTPFSVKDILKLEQQQQQQQQQQSGSLEHQHRAHTQQHLAGSPPHQQQHYQTPPSCMLAGARDSPSFSEGEDNLAYLSALAVREEDRGETSLSPDMYVHHGLQGAKLEAAELEEQESKSCGLVSRSEAAEGGQGDSERPVQKQRSRRRPRVLFSQAQVFELERRFKQQRYLSAPEREHLATTLKLTSNQVKIWFQNRRYKCKRQRQDKSLEVAGQQHHPPPPRRVAVPVLVRDGKPCLGGTQSYAAAAPYGSNPYSYNGYPSYTYNNPAYNSNYSCTYTSIPSLPPSSTPNAFMNMNLGNVSGLSGSPQAQTHQGTAVTPCQGSLQGIRAW, encoded by the exons ATGATGCTGCCGAGCCCGCTCACCTCCACGCCGTTTTCAGTCAAGGATATCCTCaagctggagcagcagcagcaacaacagcagcagcagcagtccggGTCATTGGAGCACCAGCACCGGGCACACACCCAGCAGCACTTGGCTGGATCTCCTccccaccagcagcagcactatCAAACCCCGCCGTCCTGCATGCTGGCCGGGGCCCGGGACAGCCCTTCCTTCTCGGAGGGGGAAGACAACCTGGCTTACCTCAGTGCGCTGGCGGTGCGGGAGGAGGACCGCGGGGAGACGAGCCTGTCCCCGGATATGTACGTGCACCACGGCCTGCAGGGAGCCAAGCTGGAGGCCGCCgagctggaggagcaggagagca AGAGCTGCGGGCTGGTGTCCAGGTCTGAGGCAGCAGAGGGCGGGCAGGGAGACTCAGAGAGGCCGGTGCAGAAGCAGAGGAGCCGGCGGAGACCCAGGGTGCTCTTCTCCCAGGCGCAGGTCTTCGAGTTGGAGAGACGCTTCAAGCAGCAGCGCTACTTGTCTGCTCCTGAGCGGGAGCACCTTGCCACCACTCTCAAACTCACCTCCAACCAGGTGAAGATCTGGTTTCAAAACCGGCGCTACAAGTGCAAACGCCAGCGCCAGGACAAATCTCTGGAGGTGGCCGGGCAGCAGCACCATCCTCCCCCGCCACGGAGAGTCGCTGTGCCGGTGCTGGTCCGAGATGGGAAGCCGTGTCTGGGAGGCACGCAGAGCTACGCAGCCGCAGCTCCATACGGATCCAACCCGTACAGTTACAATGGATACCCGTCCTACACGTACAACAACCCCGCTTATAACAGCAACTACAGCTGCACGTACACCAGCATCCCCTCGCTCCCTCCGTCCAGCACTCCTAACGCCTTCATGAACATGAACTTGGGAAATGTCAGCGGCCTCAGCGGCTCTCCACAGGCCCAAACACACCAAGGGACAGCGGTCACACCCTGCCAAGGCTCCCTGCAGGGCATCCGGGCCTGGTAG